In Oryzias latipes chromosome 15, ASM223467v1, the following proteins share a genomic window:
- the kif20b gene encoding kinesin-like protein KIF20B isoform X1, whose protein sequence is MDSSLSNKTDRLEQTQVEDLKSEFTSECSFLPDSQHSCLGEKQHLQVYLRIRPFTSEEIKSGESQDCVTIEGLDTVLLRPPSSPAVSARFSTDRALPQAGQRFRFSKVYGPETTQRELFDGTVKDLVKDALEGTSTLVFTYGVTNAGKTFTFLGPDAHAGILPRSLDVIFNSMEGQVLCGMSIKPHRCREFTRLSREQQAEEELFKRNLFRQNVENDKSKSSLSNLSSETADSFIEKTAAAAEDGFKLKVEANTKFSVWVSFCEIYNENIHDLLEVTPSGAPRRTALRLSQDIKGNAFIKDLRWVQVDTAEEAYKVVKLGKKNQSFCSTRLNNLSSRSHSIFSIRILRIEDAEMPRVSTVSELCLCDLAGSERCAKTQNKGERLKEAGNINTSLLILGKCINALRHKQQTKLLQHVPFRESKLTHYLQGFFCGRGKTCMIVNINQCASMFDETLSVLKFSAVAQKVVVLFSRPLVVMPPTSTSDVALTQSAERKALYSTDRSSLIGWESSLDDVQEDENYEEDLSVMDDTADYSVDDCDEKMLISKGKLQRMTAELKQLQVQLKKERAESMLLEARIREETSQEFSQLFHEMQNDFTERLAREKEILEERAEKRMQICRNLINKMYTSGSSQDAQDMDTSVDSAELPDRDSAEVSHLRRGSSQAGPQTRRTDAGMKLESSDLQKNQKQLADEPDAVEEKRLLVLQLQEKSAEVAQLTERLEGLQKLLDQASATPSEEPDQRSPHKTNRLEEALAALEKAKTEKEDAFAALEYQTLGKEEALTFLEEERKAREEAVASLKDLRKLKDEMQELLEQEKRSREKAAADLEAEKRANEDLVLALSQEKQSREDAHAALCAERRQTQEVQSALESEWKKNGELAEEREKMQQKIDALQLELQQLTEKLEAAEQQVANKTEVAEQALSQLGGLQTQLETESSEVQEKSCQLKTLTQKLQTLKEQLQATHLSSEGDREELKEELLELKTKLAEEKEQKEKAQSHMQELERELTQGREQLAQNQLVSEQISDQLNQTEASSKEEQERMLHKLTDELRAQFECQQQVSKEEVDQLRAKLQEQTEASENQIRHLNEKLQEQDLLCKQQHEDWTQKLSQERETSSKQLNDLTEKLSQKDQALELLEANLKQKVSNLKTEEDLRRLNSDLQSKVAFLKVKLSSMEAKETSVDVEQMLKEKDKQMEEKLAELKKSSEDREAELLKKMLEAEAEVASLQKGLQAAQEKREDEECQAVREARRKEVERRKELLAVAHEAIAQKDAELEKRAEEISRLKEIAKQDSEKMKNLSLDLQRKEEDSSDLQEKLTDYKKQMQQVQKEIAAMREEEKVLRQKLADIEKSKKQLQCDLSTRDRTIQQLRLDQSNTKCDETHQLYSKACKDLEAKERVLEEMRLALVEQDDTQEKMEKVLEEKLTHIQELCNEVDMLKSVLLQQSSDGIAQKEGNKPSEELRQAKEETSQVQESLKMMTEKQQTERKKWLEEKLSLIGQAKEAEDKRNREMRKFAEDRERYTRQQGQLESQLLEKEKTMENWRKERDTLVAALEVQLQKLLSSQAEKDRLIEQLRQQNTQPPQEVQGVESSSNTANLQACVTEKEAEVLQLRRDLEEIRATQSKSNEGPATLTREPKCETTMSGKEDVRASGSSQGSTGFPSVLDSSEISTENGRSSRFPRPELEISFSPLQPNRMALRRQGEESAVTVKITRTARKRKSGEMEKSYIFRRSKRQATREEEVEAENRRNTRSKLTPKLTPQKEESSSPAGCHDSQSSVRSRKEGTLQKIGDFLQSSPTLLGSKAKKMMSLVSGRTEADSAASSSSLALRAKKNRKKLYRPEISSPMEMPSHPILCREPESKESDHQIIKRRLRSRVAK, encoded by the exons ATGGACTCGAGCCTGAGCAACAAGACTGACCGATTGGAACAAACACAAGTGGAAGATTTGAAAAGTGAATTCACTTCGGAATGTAGCTTTCTACCGGACTCTCAG CATTCCTGCTTGGGGGAAAAGCAGCACCTTCAGGTGTACCTCAGAATCCGACCTTTCACCTCAGAGGAGATCAAGAGTGGAGAATCGCAG GATTGCGTCACTATTGAGGGTTTAGACACAGTCCTGCTGAGGCCTCCCAGCAGCCCCGCCGTCTCAGCCAGATTCAGCACAGACAGAGCTCTTCCACAGGCTGGACAGCGCTTCCGCTTCTCCAAG GTGTATGGTCCGGAGACGACGCAGAGAGAACTGTTTGACGGCACAGTGAAAGACCTGGTGAAAGATGCCCTTGAAGGGACGAGCACTCTGGTTTTTACATATGGAGTCACAAACGCTGGGAAGACCTTCACCTTCTTAG GTCCAGATGCTCATGCTGGCATCCTGCCTCGGTCTCTAGATGTCATCTTCAACAGTATGGAGGGGCAGGTCCTCTGCGGTATGAGCATTAAGCCTCATCGCTGCAGGGAGTTCACAAGACTCAGCAGGGAGCAGCAGGCAGAGGAAGAATTGTTCAAGAGGAACCTCTTCAGACAAAATGTTGAG AACGACAAGAGCAAAAGCAGCTTATCCAATTTGAGCAGCGAAACAGCAG ACTCCTTCATTGAGAAGACAGCTGCAGCAGCCGAAGACGGTTTCAAGCTGAAGGTTGAAGCAAACACGAAATTCTCCGTTTGGGTTTCTTTCTGTGAAATCTACAATGAGAACATCCACGACCTCCTGGAGGTGACGCCCAGCGGGGCGCCGAGGAGGACAGCGCTGCGCCTGTCGCAGGACATCAAGGGGAACGCCTTCATCAAAG ATCTCCGTTGGGTTCAGGTGGACACTGCAGAGGAGGCCTACAAAGTAGTAAAGCTGGGAAAGAAGAATCAGAGTTTCTGCTCCACTCGGCTGAATAATCTCTCCAGCAGGAG ccacagtaTTTTCTCCATTCGAATTTTGAGGATTGAAGATGCTGAAATGCCCCGAGTCAGCACAGTCAGCGA GCTGTGTCTGTGTGACCTCGCCGGCTCTGAGCGCTGTGCGAAGACGCAGAATAAAGGAGAGAGACTGAAGGAAGCTGGCAACATCAACACGTCACTTCTTATCCTGGGGAAATGCATCAATGCGCTGCGCCACAAACAACAGACAAA GCTGTTGCAGCACGTTCCCTTCAGGGAAAGCAAGCTGACGCACTACCTGCAGGGTTTTTTCTGTGGTCGCGGTAAAACCTGCATGATCGTCAACATCAACCAGTGTGCCTCCATGTTCGACGAGACTCTGAGTGTCCTCAAATTCTCTGCTGTGGCACAGAAG gttgtagttttgttttcaaGACCCCTTGTCGTCATGCCACCGACATCCACTAGTGACGTGGCCTTAACCCAGAGTGCTGAGAGAAAGGCTCTTTACAGCACTGACAGAAGCTCCCTGATTGGATGGGAAAGTAGCCTTGATGATGTGCAG GAAGATGAAAACTACGAAGAAGACTTGAGCGTCATGGACGACACTGCAGATTACTCTGTCGATGACTGTGATGAGAAAATGCTCATCAGTAAAGGAAAGCTGCAG AGGATGACGGCCGAGTTGAAGCAGCTGCAGGTTCAGCTGAAGAAGGAACGAGCAGAGAGCATGCTCCTGGAGGCTCGGATCAGGGAAGAAACCAGTCAAGAGTTCTCCCAGCTCTTCCACGAGATGCAGAATGACTTCAC TGAACGTCTGGCACGGGAAAAGGAGATCTTGGAAGAGCGAGCTGAAAAAAGGATGCAGATTTGCAGGAACCTCATCAACAAAATGTACACTTCTGGCTCTAGTCAAGATGCACAGGACATG GACACATCTGTAGACTCTGCTGAACTGCCAGACAGAGATTCTGCAGAGGTATCGCATCTCCGCCGAGGCTCAAGCCAAGCTGGTCCTCAGACACGCAGAACTGATGCTGGAATGAAGCTGGAGTCCAGCGATCTGCAGAAAAACCAGAAGCAACTGGCTGACGAGcctgatg CGGTTGAGGAGAAGAGGCTGCTTGTGCTTCAGCTCCAGGAGAAATCAGCAGAAGTTGCTCAACTAACAGAACGACTTGAAGGCCTGCAGAAATTGCTGGATCAGGCCTCAGCCACCCCCTCTGAGGAGCCTGACCAGAGAAGTCCCCACAAGACAAATCGGCTGGAG GAGGCCTTGGCTGCCCTTGAGAAGGCGAAAACTGAAAAGGAAGATGCCTTTGCTGCTCTGGAGTACCAGACTCTAGGAAAAGAAGAGGCTTTGACTTTCttagaggaggagaggaaagcAAGGGAGGAGGCTGTTGCCTCTCTCAAGGACCTCAGGAAACTCAAAGATGAAATGCAGGAATTGCTTGAACAAGAGaaaagaagcagagaaaaggcTGCGGCTGATCTTGAAGCCGAGAAGAGAGCAAACGAGGATTTGGTTTTAGCACTTTCACAAGAGAAGCAAAGCAGGGAGGATGCTCACGCTGCTCTTTGTGCAGAGAGGAGGCAGACACAGGAGGTCCAGTCTGCTCTAGAGTCTGAGTGGAAGAAAAATGGTGAGCTGGCTGAAGAGAGAGAAAAGATGCAGCAGAAGATTGATGCTTTGCAGCTTGAACTTCAACAGCTGACTGAGAAACTGGAGgcggcagagcagcag GTGGCCAACAAGACTGAAGTTGCAGAGCAAGCTCTTAGCCAGCTAGGAGGTCTTCAAACACAACTGGAAACTGAATCCAGTGAAGTCCAGGAGAAAAGCTGTCAGTTAAAAACCTTAACCCAAAAGCTTCAGACACTAAAAGAGCAACTCCAGGCCACTCACCTTTCATCAGAAGGTGACAGAGAAGAGCTTAAGGAGGAACTGTTGGAACTTAAGACAAAACTGGCCGAGGAGAAGGAGCAAAAGGAGAAGGCCCAAAGTCACATGCAGGAGCTGGAGCGTGAGCTAACACAAGGTAGGGAGCAGTTGGCCCAAAACCAGCTGGTTTCAGAGCAGATTTCAGATCAACTGAATCAGACAGAAGCATCCTCAAAAGAGGAACAAGAACGCATGTTGCACAAACTAACAGATGAGCTCCGAGCTCAGTTTGAATGTCAGCAACAGGTCTCTAAAGAGGAAGTGGATCAGCTCAGAGCTAAACTTCAGGAGCAGACGGAGGCCTCGGAGAATCAAATAAGGCATCTGAATGAAAAGCTTCAAGAACAAGACCTGTTATGTAAACAGCAGCATGAGGACTGGACACAGAAACTGAGCCAAGAAAGGGAAACCTCCAGCAAACAGCTGAATGATCTCACAGAAAAGCTCAGCCAGAAGGATCAAGCCCTGGAGCTGCTGGAGGCCAACCTCAAACAGAAAGTGTCTAACTTGAAGACTGAAGAAGATCTGAGGAGATTGAACTCAGACCTCCAGAGCAAAGTtgcatttcttaaagtaaaacTTTCCAGCATGGAAGCAAAAGAGACCTCTGTTGATGTAGAACAAATGCTAAAAGAGAAGGACAAGCAGATGGAGGAGAAGCTGGCAGAGCTGAAGAAATCATCCGAGGACAGAGAGGCTGAGcttctgaagaaaatgctgGAAGCTGAGGCAGAAGTCGCGTCCTTGCAGAAGGGTTTGCAGGCAGCACAGGAAAAGCGTGAGGACGAGGAGTGTCAGGCAGTGCGGGAGGCCAGACGCAAGGAGGTAGAGAGGCGCAAGGAGCTGCTAGCTGTGGCACACGAGGCCATCGCGCAGAAGGATGCAGAGCTGGAGAAGAGAGCTGAGGAGATCAGCAG ACTGAAGGAAATCGCAAAACAGGACTCAGAGAAAATGAAGAATCTCAGTCTTGATCTTCAGAGGAAAGAAGAGGACTCTTCAGACCTCCAGGAAAAACTGACGGACTACAAGAAGCAAATGCAGCAGGTCCAGAAGGAG ATTGCTGCTATGAGAGAAGAGGAAAAGGTCCTGAGGCAGAAGCTGGCTGACATAGAGAAAAGCAAGAAGCAGCTTCAGTGCGACCTCAGTACCAGAGACAGAACCATCCAACAGCTCAGACTG GACCAATCCAACACAAAATGTGATGAAACCCACCAGCTCTACAGTAAGGCCTGTAAAG aCCTGGAGGCAAAGGAGCGTGTGTTGGAGGAAATGCGATTGGCTCTAGTGGAGCAGGACGACACGCAGGAGAAGATGGAAAAAGTCCTAGAGGAGAAGCTTACCCACATCCAGGAACTCTGCAACG AGGTGGACATGTTGAAGAGCGTGCTGCTGCAGCAAAGCAGTGACGGCATCGCACAGAAAGAAGGCAACAAACCATCAGAGGAGCTCAGGCAGGCAAAGGAGGAAACTTCTCAAGTTCAAGAAAGCTTAAAG ATGatgacagaaaaacagcagactGAACGAAAGAAGTGGCTGGAAGAAAAACTGTCTCTGATTGGCCAAGCCAAAGAGGCTGAGGACAAGAGGAATCGAGAAATGAGGAAGTTTGCAGAAGACCGAGAACGCTACACTCGACAGCAAGGCCAGCTG GAGTCCCAGCTTCTGGAAAAGGAGAAGACGATGGAGAACTGGAGGAAGGAGAGGGACACTCTGGTTGCAGCTTTGGAAGTTCAGCTGCAGAAACTTCTTTCCAGCCAAGCAGAAAAAGACAGACTGATTGAGCAGCTACGCcagcaaaacacacagccacCACAAGAG gttcAAGGTGTTGAAAGCAGCTCCAACACGGCAAATCTGCAAGCATGTGTGACTGAAAAAGAGGCTGAGGTCCTGCAGCTGAGGAGAGACCTGGAGGAGATCAGAGCCACACAG TCCAAGAGCAATGAAGGCCCTGCCACACTGACGAGGGAACCCAAGTGTGAAACCACGATGTCTGGAAAGGAGGATGTCAGAGCTTCAGGCAGCAGTCAG GGCTCCACTGGCTTTCCATCAGTCCTGGACTCTTCTGAAATCTCCACAGAAAACGGGAGATCGAGCCGCTTCCCGCGGCCAGAGCTGGAGATCTCCTTCAGCCCCCTGCAGCCAAACCGCATGGCTCTGCGGCGGCAGGGAGAGGAGAGCGCCGTCACTGTCAAAATCACCCGTACAGCACGTAAGAGGAAGAGTGGAGAAATGGAAAAG
- the kif20b gene encoding kinesin-like protein KIF20B isoform X2, protein MDSSLSNKTDRLEQTQVEDLKSEFTSECSFLPDSQHSCLGEKQHLQVYLRIRPFTSEEIKSGESQDCVTIEGLDTVLLRPPSSPAVSARFSTDRALPQAGQRFRFSKVYGPETTQRELFDGTVKDLVKDALEGTSTLVFTYGVTNAGKTFTFLGPDAHAGILPRSLDVIFNSMEGQVLCGMSIKPHRCREFTRLSREQQAEEELFKRNLFRQNVENDKSKSSLSNLSSETADSFIEKTAAAAEDGFKLKVEANTKFSVWVSFCEIYNENIHDLLEVTPSGAPRRTALRLSQDIKGNAFIKDLRWVQVDTAEEAYKVVKLGKKNQSFCSTRLNNLSSRSHSIFSIRILRIEDAEMPRVSTVSELCLCDLAGSERCAKTQNKGERLKEAGNINTSLLILGKCINALRHKQQTKLLQHVPFRESKLTHYLQGFFCGRGKTCMIVNINQCASMFDETLSVLKFSAVAQKVVVLFSRPLVVMPPTSTSDVALTQSAERKALYSTDRSSLIGWESSLDDVQEDENYEEDLSVMDDTADYSVDDCDEKMLISKGKLQRMTAELKQLQVQLKKERAESMLLEARIREETSQEFSQLFHEMQNDFTERLAREKEILEERAEKRMQICRNLINKMYTSGSSQDAQDMDTSVDSAELPDRDSAEVSHLRRGSSQAGPQTRRTDAGMKLESSDLQKNQKQLADEPDAVEEKRLLVLQLQEKSAEVAQLTERLEGLQKLLDQASATPSEEPDQRSPHKTNRLEEALAALEKAKTEKEDAFAALEYQTLGKEEALTFLEEERKAREEAVASLKDLRKLKDEMQELLEQEKRSREKAAADLEAEKRANEDLVLALSQEKQSREDAHAALCAERRQTQEVQSALESEWKKNGELAEEREKMQQKIDALQLELQQLTEKLEAAEQQVANKTEVAEQALSQLGGLQTQLETESSEVQEKSCQLKTLTQKLQTLKEQLQATHLSSEGDREELKEELLELKTKLAEEKEQKEKAQSHMQELERELTQGREQLAQNQLVSEQISDQLNQTEASSKEEQERMLHKLTDELRAQFECQQQVSKEEVDQLRAKLQEQTEASENQIRHLNEKLQEQDLLCKQQHEDWTQKLSQERETSSKQLNDLTEKLSQKDQALELLEANLKQKVSNLKTEEDLRRLNSDLQSKVAFLKVKLSSMEAKETSVDVEQMLKEKDKQMEEKLAELKKSSEDREAELLKKMLEAEAEVASLQKGLQAAQEKREDEECQAVREARRKEVERRKELLAVAHEAIAQKDAELEKRAEEISRLKEIAKQDSEKMKNLSLDLQRKEEDSSDLQEKLTDYKKQMQQVQKEIAAMREEEKVLRQKLADIEKSKKQLQCDLSTRDRTIQQLRLDQSNTKCDETHQLYSKACKDLEAKERVLEEMRLALVEQDDTQEKMEKVLEEKLTHIQELCNEVDMLKSVLLQQSSDGIAQKEGNKPSEELRQAKEETSQVQESLKMMTEKQQTERKKWLEEKLSLIGQAKEAEDKRNREMRKFAEDRERYTRQQGQLESQLLEKEKTMENWRKERDTLVAALEVQLQKLLSSQAEKDRLIEQLRQQNTQPPQEVQGVESSSNTANLQACVTEKEAEVLQLRRDLEEIRATQSKSNEGPATLTREPKCETTMSGKEDVRASGSSQGSTGFPSVLDSSEISTENGRSSRFPRPELEISFSPLQPNRMALRRQGEESAVTVKITRTARKRKSGEMEKEEVEAENRRNTRSKLTPKLTPQKEESSSPAGCHDSQSSVRSRKEGTLQKIGDFLQSSPTLLGSKAKKMMSLVSGRTEADSAASSSSLALRAKKNRKKLYRPEISSPMEMPSHPILCREPESKESDHQIIKRRLRSRVAK, encoded by the exons ATGGACTCGAGCCTGAGCAACAAGACTGACCGATTGGAACAAACACAAGTGGAAGATTTGAAAAGTGAATTCACTTCGGAATGTAGCTTTCTACCGGACTCTCAG CATTCCTGCTTGGGGGAAAAGCAGCACCTTCAGGTGTACCTCAGAATCCGACCTTTCACCTCAGAGGAGATCAAGAGTGGAGAATCGCAG GATTGCGTCACTATTGAGGGTTTAGACACAGTCCTGCTGAGGCCTCCCAGCAGCCCCGCCGTCTCAGCCAGATTCAGCACAGACAGAGCTCTTCCACAGGCTGGACAGCGCTTCCGCTTCTCCAAG GTGTATGGTCCGGAGACGACGCAGAGAGAACTGTTTGACGGCACAGTGAAAGACCTGGTGAAAGATGCCCTTGAAGGGACGAGCACTCTGGTTTTTACATATGGAGTCACAAACGCTGGGAAGACCTTCACCTTCTTAG GTCCAGATGCTCATGCTGGCATCCTGCCTCGGTCTCTAGATGTCATCTTCAACAGTATGGAGGGGCAGGTCCTCTGCGGTATGAGCATTAAGCCTCATCGCTGCAGGGAGTTCACAAGACTCAGCAGGGAGCAGCAGGCAGAGGAAGAATTGTTCAAGAGGAACCTCTTCAGACAAAATGTTGAG AACGACAAGAGCAAAAGCAGCTTATCCAATTTGAGCAGCGAAACAGCAG ACTCCTTCATTGAGAAGACAGCTGCAGCAGCCGAAGACGGTTTCAAGCTGAAGGTTGAAGCAAACACGAAATTCTCCGTTTGGGTTTCTTTCTGTGAAATCTACAATGAGAACATCCACGACCTCCTGGAGGTGACGCCCAGCGGGGCGCCGAGGAGGACAGCGCTGCGCCTGTCGCAGGACATCAAGGGGAACGCCTTCATCAAAG ATCTCCGTTGGGTTCAGGTGGACACTGCAGAGGAGGCCTACAAAGTAGTAAAGCTGGGAAAGAAGAATCAGAGTTTCTGCTCCACTCGGCTGAATAATCTCTCCAGCAGGAG ccacagtaTTTTCTCCATTCGAATTTTGAGGATTGAAGATGCTGAAATGCCCCGAGTCAGCACAGTCAGCGA GCTGTGTCTGTGTGACCTCGCCGGCTCTGAGCGCTGTGCGAAGACGCAGAATAAAGGAGAGAGACTGAAGGAAGCTGGCAACATCAACACGTCACTTCTTATCCTGGGGAAATGCATCAATGCGCTGCGCCACAAACAACAGACAAA GCTGTTGCAGCACGTTCCCTTCAGGGAAAGCAAGCTGACGCACTACCTGCAGGGTTTTTTCTGTGGTCGCGGTAAAACCTGCATGATCGTCAACATCAACCAGTGTGCCTCCATGTTCGACGAGACTCTGAGTGTCCTCAAATTCTCTGCTGTGGCACAGAAG gttgtagttttgttttcaaGACCCCTTGTCGTCATGCCACCGACATCCACTAGTGACGTGGCCTTAACCCAGAGTGCTGAGAGAAAGGCTCTTTACAGCACTGACAGAAGCTCCCTGATTGGATGGGAAAGTAGCCTTGATGATGTGCAG GAAGATGAAAACTACGAAGAAGACTTGAGCGTCATGGACGACACTGCAGATTACTCTGTCGATGACTGTGATGAGAAAATGCTCATCAGTAAAGGAAAGCTGCAG AGGATGACGGCCGAGTTGAAGCAGCTGCAGGTTCAGCTGAAGAAGGAACGAGCAGAGAGCATGCTCCTGGAGGCTCGGATCAGGGAAGAAACCAGTCAAGAGTTCTCCCAGCTCTTCCACGAGATGCAGAATGACTTCAC TGAACGTCTGGCACGGGAAAAGGAGATCTTGGAAGAGCGAGCTGAAAAAAGGATGCAGATTTGCAGGAACCTCATCAACAAAATGTACACTTCTGGCTCTAGTCAAGATGCACAGGACATG GACACATCTGTAGACTCTGCTGAACTGCCAGACAGAGATTCTGCAGAGGTATCGCATCTCCGCCGAGGCTCAAGCCAAGCTGGTCCTCAGACACGCAGAACTGATGCTGGAATGAAGCTGGAGTCCAGCGATCTGCAGAAAAACCAGAAGCAACTGGCTGACGAGcctgatg CGGTTGAGGAGAAGAGGCTGCTTGTGCTTCAGCTCCAGGAGAAATCAGCAGAAGTTGCTCAACTAACAGAACGACTTGAAGGCCTGCAGAAATTGCTGGATCAGGCCTCAGCCACCCCCTCTGAGGAGCCTGACCAGAGAAGTCCCCACAAGACAAATCGGCTGGAG GAGGCCTTGGCTGCCCTTGAGAAGGCGAAAACTGAAAAGGAAGATGCCTTTGCTGCTCTGGAGTACCAGACTCTAGGAAAAGAAGAGGCTTTGACTTTCttagaggaggagaggaaagcAAGGGAGGAGGCTGTTGCCTCTCTCAAGGACCTCAGGAAACTCAAAGATGAAATGCAGGAATTGCTTGAACAAGAGaaaagaagcagagaaaaggcTGCGGCTGATCTTGAAGCCGAGAAGAGAGCAAACGAGGATTTGGTTTTAGCACTTTCACAAGAGAAGCAAAGCAGGGAGGATGCTCACGCTGCTCTTTGTGCAGAGAGGAGGCAGACACAGGAGGTCCAGTCTGCTCTAGAGTCTGAGTGGAAGAAAAATGGTGAGCTGGCTGAAGAGAGAGAAAAGATGCAGCAGAAGATTGATGCTTTGCAGCTTGAACTTCAACAGCTGACTGAGAAACTGGAGgcggcagagcagcag GTGGCCAACAAGACTGAAGTTGCAGAGCAAGCTCTTAGCCAGCTAGGAGGTCTTCAAACACAACTGGAAACTGAATCCAGTGAAGTCCAGGAGAAAAGCTGTCAGTTAAAAACCTTAACCCAAAAGCTTCAGACACTAAAAGAGCAACTCCAGGCCACTCACCTTTCATCAGAAGGTGACAGAGAAGAGCTTAAGGAGGAACTGTTGGAACTTAAGACAAAACTGGCCGAGGAGAAGGAGCAAAAGGAGAAGGCCCAAAGTCACATGCAGGAGCTGGAGCGTGAGCTAACACAAGGTAGGGAGCAGTTGGCCCAAAACCAGCTGGTTTCAGAGCAGATTTCAGATCAACTGAATCAGACAGAAGCATCCTCAAAAGAGGAACAAGAACGCATGTTGCACAAACTAACAGATGAGCTCCGAGCTCAGTTTGAATGTCAGCAACAGGTCTCTAAAGAGGAAGTGGATCAGCTCAGAGCTAAACTTCAGGAGCAGACGGAGGCCTCGGAGAATCAAATAAGGCATCTGAATGAAAAGCTTCAAGAACAAGACCTGTTATGTAAACAGCAGCATGAGGACTGGACACAGAAACTGAGCCAAGAAAGGGAAACCTCCAGCAAACAGCTGAATGATCTCACAGAAAAGCTCAGCCAGAAGGATCAAGCCCTGGAGCTGCTGGAGGCCAACCTCAAACAGAAAGTGTCTAACTTGAAGACTGAAGAAGATCTGAGGAGATTGAACTCAGACCTCCAGAGCAAAGTtgcatttcttaaagtaaaacTTTCCAGCATGGAAGCAAAAGAGACCTCTGTTGATGTAGAACAAATGCTAAAAGAGAAGGACAAGCAGATGGAGGAGAAGCTGGCAGAGCTGAAGAAATCATCCGAGGACAGAGAGGCTGAGcttctgaagaaaatgctgGAAGCTGAGGCAGAAGTCGCGTCCTTGCAGAAGGGTTTGCAGGCAGCACAGGAAAAGCGTGAGGACGAGGAGTGTCAGGCAGTGCGGGAGGCCAGACGCAAGGAGGTAGAGAGGCGCAAGGAGCTGCTAGCTGTGGCACACGAGGCCATCGCGCAGAAGGATGCAGAGCTGGAGAAGAGAGCTGAGGAGATCAGCAG ACTGAAGGAAATCGCAAAACAGGACTCAGAGAAAATGAAGAATCTCAGTCTTGATCTTCAGAGGAAAGAAGAGGACTCTTCAGACCTCCAGGAAAAACTGACGGACTACAAGAAGCAAATGCAGCAGGTCCAGAAGGAG ATTGCTGCTATGAGAGAAGAGGAAAAGGTCCTGAGGCAGAAGCTGGCTGACATAGAGAAAAGCAAGAAGCAGCTTCAGTGCGACCTCAGTACCAGAGACAGAACCATCCAACAGCTCAGACTG GACCAATCCAACACAAAATGTGATGAAACCCACCAGCTCTACAGTAAGGCCTGTAAAG aCCTGGAGGCAAAGGAGCGTGTGTTGGAGGAAATGCGATTGGCTCTAGTGGAGCAGGACGACACGCAGGAGAAGATGGAAAAAGTCCTAGAGGAGAAGCTTACCCACATCCAGGAACTCTGCAACG AGGTGGACATGTTGAAGAGCGTGCTGCTGCAGCAAAGCAGTGACGGCATCGCACAGAAAGAAGGCAACAAACCATCAGAGGAGCTCAGGCAGGCAAAGGAGGAAACTTCTCAAGTTCAAGAAAGCTTAAAG ATGatgacagaaaaacagcagactGAACGAAAGAAGTGGCTGGAAGAAAAACTGTCTCTGATTGGCCAAGCCAAAGAGGCTGAGGACAAGAGGAATCGAGAAATGAGGAAGTTTGCAGAAGACCGAGAACGCTACACTCGACAGCAAGGCCAGCTG GAGTCCCAGCTTCTGGAAAAGGAGAAGACGATGGAGAACTGGAGGAAGGAGAGGGACACTCTGGTTGCAGCTTTGGAAGTTCAGCTGCAGAAACTTCTTTCCAGCCAAGCAGAAAAAGACAGACTGATTGAGCAGCTACGCcagcaaaacacacagccacCACAAGAG gttcAAGGTGTTGAAAGCAGCTCCAACACGGCAAATCTGCAAGCATGTGTGACTGAAAAAGAGGCTGAGGTCCTGCAGCTGAGGAGAGACCTGGAGGAGATCAGAGCCACACAG TCCAAGAGCAATGAAGGCCCTGCCACACTGACGAGGGAACCCAAGTGTGAAACCACGATGTCTGGAAAGGAGGATGTCAGAGCTTCAGGCAGCAGTCAG GGCTCCACTGGCTTTCCATCAGTCCTGGACTCTTCTGAAATCTCCACAGAAAACGGGAGATCGAGCCGCTTCCCGCGGCCAGAGCTGGAGATCTCCTTCAGCCCCCTGCAGCCAAACCGCATGGCTCTGCGGCGGCAGGGAGAGGAGAGCGCCGTCACTGTCAAAATCACCCGTACAGCACGTAAGAGGAAGAGTGGAGAAATGGAAAAG